From Pseudomonas arsenicoxydans:
AATCAGCGATCAATTGCCCCTCGACGGTTTCAAGGGTCGCAAGCTCAGCTATCGCCCGTGGAACGGCCAGTTGCGCCAACCGATCCCTATCGTGCAACCCCGGGCGCTGGTCAGCACCTCGCCCCAGGACGGTTTCCTCCACCCTTTCAACGAAATGGACAGCCTGGGCTACGACAAGCCCGAGGTCACTTGCCGCTTTCCCTGATGTGGCACTTCACAACAACGACAACAAAAAGGAATCCGCCATGCGCCGCACCCTGCTCTCTTGCGCCTTGCTGCTTGCCGCCGGGCACGCCGTGGCCAGCACCGCCTGGGTCTCCAACGAAAAGGACAACAATCTGAGCCTGATCGACATGCAGACCCTGCAAGTCACCGACACCCTGCCCGTCGGCCAGCGCCCACGCGGATTGCTGCTGTCCCACGACAACAAGCTGCTGTACATCTGCGCCAGCGATTCGGACCGGGTTCAGGTGATGGACGTGGCCACGCGCAAGATCATCAAGGAGCTGCCGTCGGGCAAAGACCCTGAGCAATTCGCCCTGCACCCGAATAATCGCTGGTTGTACGTTTCCAACGAAGACGATGCGCTGGTGACGGTGATCGACACTGAAACCTCCAAGGTGCTGAGCCAGATCAATGTCGGTGTCGAGCCCGAAGGCATGGCCGTCAGCCCCGATGGCAAGTGGGCGGTCAACACCAGCGAAACCACCAACATGCTGCACTGGATCGACACCAGCACCCAGACCCTGGCCGACAGCACCCTGGTCGATCAGCGGCCGCGGTTCGTCGAGTTTGCCCCTGACGGTTCCAAGCTCTGGGCCTCGGCCGAGATCGGCGGCACGGTGACGATTCTCGACGTGGCGACGCGCAAGGTCCTCAAGACGTTGACCTTCCAGATCAAGGGCGTTCACCCGGACAAGGTGCAACCGGT
This genomic window contains:
- a CDS encoding YVTN family beta-propeller repeat protein — protein: MRRTLLSCALLLAAGHAVASTAWVSNEKDNNLSLIDMQTLQVTDTLPVGQRPRGLLLSHDNKLLYICASDSDRVQVMDVATRKIIKELPSGKDPEQFALHPNNRWLYVSNEDDALVTVIDTETSKVLSQINVGVEPEGMAVSPDGKWAVNTSETTNMLHWIDTSTQTLADSTLVDQRPRFVEFAPDGSKLWASAEIGGTVTILDVATRKVLKTLTFQIKGVHPDKVQPVGIKLSADGKYGFVALGPANHVAVVDAKTFEILDYLLVGRRVWQMSFTPDQKQLLATNGVSGDVSVIDVDSLKVIKSVKVGRYPWGVVVTP